A section of the Gloeobacter violaceus PCC 7421 genome encodes:
- a CDS encoding TerC family protein, with protein MDSLWIWVGFNAFVLGMLALDLGVFHRKSHAVSFKEALTWSGVWIALAMVFNVGLYFWMGPEPALEFFTGYLIEKSLSVDNIFVFVLIFSAFSVPAIYQHRVLFWGVLGALVMRGILIFAGAALLKEFHWIIYIFGAFLVFTGIKMAFPEKEEKDITQNPVLKLVRRLIPVSDNYVEDRFFIRRAGRWVATPLFLVLLLVETTDLIFAVDSIPAIFAVTTDPFIVYTSNVFAILGLRSLYFVLAGVVGKFHYLKLALSVILTFVGTKMLLIDIFKIPIAVSLLVIVSVLAVAVVASIMRARLLDKERERQERELALDRRE; from the coding sequence ATGGATTCTTTGTGGATCTGGGTTGGTTTCAACGCTTTTGTGCTGGGGATGCTAGCCCTCGACCTGGGGGTGTTTCACCGCAAATCCCACGCGGTTTCTTTTAAGGAAGCCCTCACCTGGAGCGGCGTCTGGATCGCTCTGGCGATGGTTTTCAACGTTGGTCTTTATTTTTGGATGGGACCGGAGCCGGCGCTCGAATTCTTTACCGGATACCTGATCGAAAAATCGCTGAGCGTCGACAATATCTTTGTGTTCGTGCTCATCTTTTCGGCCTTCAGCGTACCGGCCATCTATCAGCATCGGGTGCTCTTTTGGGGGGTGCTGGGGGCGCTGGTGATGCGCGGCATTTTGATCTTTGCCGGTGCGGCTCTGTTGAAGGAGTTTCACTGGATCATCTACATCTTCGGGGCGTTTTTGGTGTTCACCGGTATCAAGATGGCTTTTCCCGAAAAAGAAGAAAAGGACATCACCCAGAACCCGGTGCTCAAGCTGGTGCGTCGGTTGATCCCGGTCAGCGACAACTACGTCGAAGATCGCTTTTTCATTCGCAGAGCGGGTCGGTGGGTGGCCACCCCGCTGTTTCTGGTGCTGCTGCTGGTGGAGACTACCGATCTTATCTTCGCGGTCGACTCGATCCCGGCCATCTTCGCGGTCACGACCGACCCGTTTATCGTTTACACCTCGAACGTGTTCGCCATCCTCGGTCTGCGCTCGCTGTACTTCGTGCTGGCCGGTGTGGTGGGCAAGTTCCACTACTTGAAGCTGGCGCTGTCGGTCATTCTGACTTTTGTCGGCACCAAGATGCTGCTCATCGACATCTTCAAAATCCCGATCGCCGTCTCGCTGTTGGTGATCGTGAGCGTGCTGGCCGTTGCGGTTGTCGCTTCGATCATGCGCGCCCGCCTGCTCGATAAGGAGCGTGAACGCCAGGAGCGCGAACTGGCGCTTGACCGGCGCGAGTAG
- a CDS encoding potassium channel protein: MSGRADDNRRYHDDPPVLDRFLVCGLGSFGQQCAAAFKDFGVRVVAIDRAAPGSWEVPGLAEAFEALVVGDCLQPTVLEKAGIYRCRSVLLVTGDEKVNIEAAFAARRLNPRVRLVLRSGKQNLNALLAERLGNFVAFEANQLPAPAFALAAMDDGTAGLFSLDGRLLRVVRRPYRPAEPYWAGYRYVHQLNSRLRRVLDYGSTPNFYDWDPQAMLEAEKMVTCVEVAEAEGPDFRSMAAARRLTVTFGMVIRKLKTAAEKLWRSERQQAARVALVSVLTVLVLLTLGSGLFWLADPAIGPENSFYTTAILLLGGYGDLFGEIQPKEVLPWWLRLFSLLLTLAGAAFVGVLYALITQSLLVSRFQFASRRPAAPRRDHIVVIGLGAIGRRIARYLLELGQPVVGVDGDGLDAADLPQLPVVVGEPMAVLAELGLESARSVVVATEDELVNLEVGLMAQEHNPGARLVLGTSDPRFSANLTELLPGAKILNAYNLAAEAFVGAAFGEKVLDLFRLGEQTVLVTEYRIETGDTLAGQVLSRIAFGYDVVALLHQKPAQPAELMPPFDARLDPGDRLVVLASLAALRRIEQGDPHPAGWRVSAIAPRADDIRREATYMLVRICGCSIPEATHWLEALPGTLPCPLYRHQAHRLVGELERVGMNARVLSDPGVSNTGIFPE; encoded by the coding sequence ATGAGTGGACGGGCGGACGACAATCGCCGCTATCACGACGATCCCCCCGTGTTGGATCGGTTTTTGGTTTGCGGCCTGGGGAGCTTTGGGCAGCAGTGCGCGGCGGCCTTCAAAGATTTTGGCGTGCGGGTCGTGGCTATCGATCGTGCCGCGCCGGGATCCTGGGAAGTACCCGGATTAGCGGAGGCTTTCGAAGCACTGGTGGTGGGTGACTGTCTGCAGCCGACGGTGCTTGAGAAGGCCGGCATCTACCGCTGCCGCAGTGTGCTGTTGGTGACCGGCGACGAGAAAGTCAACATTGAAGCAGCTTTCGCAGCCCGCAGGCTCAACCCCCGCGTACGCCTGGTACTGCGCTCGGGCAAGCAGAACCTCAACGCGCTGTTGGCGGAGCGTCTGGGTAATTTTGTCGCCTTCGAAGCCAACCAGTTGCCGGCACCGGCCTTTGCCCTCGCGGCAATGGACGACGGCACGGCGGGACTGTTCTCCCTTGACGGCCGGCTGTTGCGGGTGGTGCGCCGCCCCTACCGGCCCGCCGAGCCGTACTGGGCCGGATACCGCTATGTCCATCAGCTCAACAGCCGCCTGCGGCGGGTTCTCGATTACGGGTCAACTCCCAACTTTTACGACTGGGATCCACAGGCAATGCTCGAAGCCGAAAAAATGGTCACCTGCGTCGAGGTGGCGGAGGCGGAAGGCCCGGATTTTCGCTCGATGGCCGCGGCGAGGCGTCTGACAGTGACGTTTGGTATGGTGATCCGCAAGCTCAAAACTGCCGCCGAGAAACTCTGGCGCTCCGAGCGGCAGCAGGCCGCCAGAGTCGCGTTGGTCAGTGTCCTGACGGTCCTGGTACTGCTCACCTTGGGATCGGGGCTTTTCTGGCTGGCAGACCCGGCGATCGGCCCTGAAAACAGCTTCTATACCACGGCAATCCTGCTGTTGGGCGGCTACGGCGATCTGTTTGGTGAAATCCAACCCAAAGAAGTTCTACCCTGGTGGCTGCGCCTCTTTAGCCTCCTGCTCACCCTGGCCGGGGCCGCCTTCGTGGGGGTGCTCTACGCGCTGATTACCCAGAGCTTGTTGGTCTCGCGCTTTCAATTTGCCTCCCGCCGCCCCGCCGCTCCCCGGCGCGATCACATCGTCGTCATCGGCCTGGGGGCCATCGGCCGCCGCATCGCCCGCTATCTGCTCGAGCTGGGGCAACCCGTGGTCGGTGTGGACGGCGATGGCCTCGATGCCGCGGACCTGCCCCAGCTGCCGGTGGTGGTGGGCGAGCCGATGGCGGTGCTGGCTGAATTGGGCCTGGAGAGCGCCCGCAGCGTTGTCGTTGCCACCGAAGACGAACTGGTCAATCTCGAAGTGGGACTGATGGCCCAGGAGCACAACCCAGGGGCGAGGCTGGTGCTGGGCACCTCCGACCCACGCTTCAGCGCCAACCTCACCGAACTGTTGCCGGGGGCAAAGATCTTAAATGCTTACAATCTTGCCGCCGAGGCATTCGTGGGCGCGGCCTTCGGCGAAAAGGTACTCGATTTGTTCCGGCTGGGCGAGCAGACGGTGCTGGTGACCGAATACCGCATCGAAACAGGTGATACACTGGCGGGCCAGGTTCTTTCGCGGATTGCCTTCGGCTACGACGTCGTGGCGCTGTTGCACCAGAAACCGGCGCAACCGGCGGAATTGATGCCGCCTTTTGACGCCCGCCTCGACCCGGGCGACCGGCTGGTGGTCCTTGCCAGCCTCGCAGCGCTCAGACGTATCGAGCAGGGCGATCCCCACCCGGCCGGCTGGCGCGTGTCGGCAATAGCACCCCGCGCCGACGACATCCGGCGCGAGGCGACCTACATGCTGGTGCGCATCTGCGGCTGCAGCATTCCGGAGGCCACCCACTGGCTGGAGGCGCTTCCGGGCACGTTGCCCTGCCCCCTCTACCGCCACCAGGCCCACCGCCTGGTGGGCGAACTGGAGCGCGTCGGCATGAATGCCCGTGTTCTGAGCGACCCTGGAGTGTCCAACACCGGCATCTTTCCCGAATAA
- a CDS encoding ATP-binding protein, whose amino-acid sequence MAGPQDQPCHDTTAESSSDEEGIGLSECLRLLIDDIEDYTILTLDGQGTIVGRSAGSERLCAGDPLGRHFSCLYAHEDSERGRPTQDLEEARLQGRIALTGWRVRPDGSRFWAEVVLSALRNPDGQVSGYAMVTHDVTAGRLAEERLAGLEQERERLEQLLSGGDADLPTLAAVAQLTNHSVVITDVERRVVWVNAGFTALTGFTLDEVRGHNPGALLQGPQTDPATVMYMRERLQRGEGYTVEILNYGKNGDQYWLAIEVQPVRDGTGKLTHFIAVQRNVTEQRRAGQEHQALLEREQRARELAEQNNRLKDEFLATLSHELRTPLNGILGFAGLLRRGRLDTETARRAVEIIERNAQAQAQLIEDLLDMSSIAAGTFNLQVQPVEMAEVVSAAVAGQRIAAEAKRIRLELRLDPHAGLVSGDRRRLLQVVANLLSNAVKFTPPDGRIEVSMRCVANAVAIAVADTGVGIGPEFLPYVFDRFRQADGSSTRLHGGLGLGLSLVRHIVETHGGSVQVQSLGKSQGATFTVCLPLMPVRIGKIESPPDAAEVFPAEELPPEAADWLAGLRVLVVDNDLQARRAIQQVLHGCKAEVMTAESASAALGLLERLRPDVLIVDLGVGGTEGYALLEALHAQNQFLPVLALTACATARDRARAFLSGIDAFLNKPAEPIELVALVANLGRRSERYRATT is encoded by the coding sequence ATGGCAGGTCCGCAGGATCAACCATGCCACGACACGACTGCCGAATCCTCGAGTGACGAGGAAGGCATTGGCCTGTCTGAGTGCCTACGCCTGCTTATCGACGATATCGAGGATTACACGATCCTCACTCTCGATGGGCAAGGCACCATTGTCGGCCGCAGTGCCGGGTCCGAACGCCTGTGCGCCGGGGATCCCCTTGGCCGGCATTTCAGTTGTCTATATGCGCACGAGGACAGCGAGCGGGGACGGCCCACACAGGACCTCGAAGAAGCGCGCCTCCAGGGCCGCATCGCGCTGACGGGTTGGCGAGTGCGGCCCGACGGTAGCCGCTTCTGGGCCGAGGTGGTGCTCAGCGCCCTGCGCAACCCCGATGGACAGGTGTCCGGCTATGCCATGGTCACCCACGATGTGACCGCGGGCCGGCTCGCCGAGGAGCGGCTGGCTGGTCTCGAGCAGGAGCGAGAGCGCCTCGAACAACTGCTCAGCGGCGGCGATGCCGACCTGCCGACCCTGGCAGCCGTCGCCCAACTCACCAACCACTCCGTGGTGATTACCGATGTCGAGCGCCGTGTCGTCTGGGTGAACGCAGGGTTCACCGCCCTGACGGGCTTCACTCTAGACGAAGTTCGCGGTCACAACCCGGGGGCGCTGCTGCAAGGACCACAGACCGACCCGGCGACGGTCATGTACATGCGCGAGCGCCTCCAAAGAGGCGAGGGCTATACCGTTGAGATTCTCAACTACGGCAAAAACGGCGATCAGTACTGGCTTGCGATCGAGGTCCAGCCGGTGCGCGATGGGACAGGCAAGCTCACCCACTTTATTGCGGTCCAAAGAAACGTCACCGAGCAGCGGCGCGCCGGGCAGGAGCATCAGGCGTTGCTTGAGCGTGAGCAGCGCGCCCGCGAGCTGGCTGAGCAGAACAACCGCCTCAAAGACGAGTTTCTGGCCACCTTGAGCCACGAGTTGCGCACGCCGCTCAACGGCATCCTCGGATTTGCCGGGTTGTTGCGCCGGGGCCGCCTCGACACCGAGACCGCCCGGCGCGCCGTCGAGATTATCGAGCGCAACGCCCAAGCCCAGGCCCAGCTCATCGAAGACCTGCTCGACATGTCGAGCATCGCCGCGGGCACGTTCAACCTCCAGGTTCAGCCGGTCGAGATGGCTGAGGTGGTCTCGGCGGCCGTGGCCGGCCAGCGCATAGCCGCCGAGGCCAAACGCATCCGTCTCGAGCTGAGGCTCGATCCCCATGCCGGGCTGGTGTCGGGAGATCGCAGGCGTTTGCTGCAGGTGGTAGCCAACTTGCTCTCCAACGCCGTCAAATTCACACCACCCGACGGCCGCATCGAAGTGTCGATGCGCTGCGTCGCCAACGCCGTTGCAATCGCCGTCGCCGATACCGGGGTCGGCATCGGCCCCGAATTTTTGCCCTACGTCTTCGACCGCTTTCGCCAGGCGGACGGCAGCAGCACCCGCCTGCACGGCGGTTTGGGGTTGGGCCTGTCGCTGGTGCGCCACATCGTCGAGACCCACGGCGGCTCCGTGCAGGTCCAGAGCCTCGGCAAGAGCCAGGGGGCAACCTTTACCGTGTGCCTGCCGCTGATGCCGGTGCGCATCGGCAAAATCGAATCGCCGCCCGATGCCGCCGAAGTGTTTCCTGCCGAGGAGTTGCCCCCGGAGGCGGCCGACTGGCTTGCGGGCTTGCGCGTGCTGGTGGTGGACAACGACCTCCAGGCCCGCCGGGCTATTCAGCAAGTGCTCCATGGCTGCAAGGCCGAAGTGATGACTGCCGAATCGGCGAGTGCAGCCCTCGGACTGCTCGAACGGCTCAGGCCGGATGTACTGATCGTCGATCTGGGCGTGGGCGGCACAGAAGGTTACGCGCTGCTTGAAGCGTTGCACGCCCAAAACCAGTTCCTACCGGTGCTCGCGCTCACCGCCTGCGCTACCGCCAGGGACCGGGCGCGCGCTTTTTTAAGCGGGATCGATGCCTTTTTGAACAAGCCCGCCGAGCCTATCGAACTGGTCGCCCTGGTGGCGAACCTGGGGCGCCGCTCGGAGCGCTATCGGGCCACCACTTAG